The genomic interval AATACACGATATGGATACAAACCTCGAAACTGCTTGGCACCAAGCATTGCCCAGGGGCAGTCGAGTACTGCATCCTTTGGCTGGCGACAATGGCACACGATCGCCATCTCTGACCGTTCAAAAGACTTCCGAGCTCACCGCTACCTGATGCGTTTTATCTTTGACCTACCTCGCCCACAAGTCATCATGGCTGGAAACCTTGCCCTCGGGATCAGCCCGATCCATAAATCAACTTTCCGTCTCAATCGTTGTAGTCTCACTGAGCCATTCAGTGGACTCTGTTGACGGAACACGCACAACTTTTATCGATGCTCCCTCGCACTTCTCAAACACAACTTTACGCTCCACGCCTTGCCGACCGGATCCAAAGGGAAAATAGACGGAAGTGGTTGGTAAAGGCTTATCGCTCGTAGTTGTGCCTTACATAGCCGCGACATGTATTCGTCCTACATAGCACCAAGGCAGTTCATTGCCGCCGGTCCAGAATCCCGAGTACAACGGCCGTGCCCCCTAGATGGAAGTTTGAGCCGGTAGCCAGCTGCATGCAGGATCCGCAGCGCCGCGTTAGATCCGCCTTGCATCAAGTCATTTCTGATCCAATTAATTCTGACATCGGATCATCAACAGACCACACAACTGTCTTTCTTACCTGTATCCTGTGGAGTGTCGACGATTCCCTGGATCACATTCTCCCGAAAATCCATTCCTTTATACAGGATGCGCGCCTCGTCTCTGGAACATCAGGACGGGGCTGGCCTCAAGACTGTCCTCGAGTCAAGAACATGGGCGCCGATCGCAGCATCGTTATTCAATACCCAGTAGCGTAGAGCTGATTGGTGCCTTGGTCCGGCATGAGCCCTAGAAACTCTTCGTTTGCAGCGACTATTGCTGTGGTGTCTGCAAGGCTCGAGGTTTAAGCTTCGCAATTAGCCTCTCTAAATGCTACGCTGCAGGCCTCCTTTCCCGACCAACTAGTCATGTCTACGCAACCAGCCAGTACTGACAACCACAGGCCAGAGCCTCATCTAAGGGCGCCTGATCTCCTATTGTTTACAGGAGCTGACTGAGATGTTGCTCAGCAAGTATCTTCGTGCTCGATTCTGCAGTCTTCACTTGCCTGTTGATGTTGCTGACCGTCACCTTAATACACAAGTCGGGGCGATCGATCGCCAGACTTGTCAATGCGTACGCGATCTGCGTACTCGTCTACAGCTACAACGGTAGATTGATGTTTCCATGCACGACGGTTGAGCCGCCGCTTTGGGCTACATCACTCTGGGTCGGGTTCGATAATCGGGCGTCAGACATTCCAGAAAGGCAAACGAGTTCTTCTCGGCTGTTCAAGGCTCTGGGACCTTTGATGCAGGCCAGAGGAGTCGGGAGACACGCGAGGTTATCACGATGTCTTATCGGGCCACCTACACCTCTCCCTACTACTCACGGTCAAACGCTCGGCTCCCCGGCACGACCCTACCTGCACAGACATGATCTGAATTACAGGTAGCCTGTAACCACTACTCTTCGCCGCCCGACATTCCTTTCGAGACGGGAGAGCATCGAGTCCTTCGAGAAGGAGGTCCGAAGTGTGGTGGCTTCAAACGCAAGATCGGCCGAGCAAGCACGAGCTGCAAAGGCTCTCTGACCCATGTCCGGACTTTTCACCAGCCCGCTTCGCAAGCTCGCGACGAACACGGATCACAAGAAGTCCCGACCCCCCCCAATTGTCGACCATTGCGGCGCCGCACCATCCCGTTCGGAGCCGGGGCCTCGGTCTGGCAACGATTCGAGACTCTTACACACACCATCGAACATTAGGTGAAGAGAGAAATAGGAGAAGGAGAGTTCGTGTCTGACGCTTCCTACCGGCAGTTCGTGTTAGGTTCGGCCTAGGCTCGCTGCGTCTCGCGACTTTGGCTTCGACTTTTGacagcttctttttttttcgggCTCCCACCTCGTGGAGGGCATGGATCCCTGGATGGGGAAAGGCTacgccgtcgtcgtcggtCAGGGGACGCGATTTGCTGAATGTTGGGACGTAATAAACGCAGAGCAACACGGCTGAGGTGACTGCCTTCTCACCCCCGTTGGAAGATTGGGAGACTTCAAATCGTCTGGGTCACAATCTCTGCCCACTTGCTTGAATCACTGCGGCAGATAGCTCATGCGTTTTTGTTGTCTTCTTTCTCACTGGAGTTTCAGCGCTCCGATGGAGATTGTGGTTGTGATATTCCGTAAAACTCCTATCTAAGCCCACCGACACCGTCTCTGGTTACCCTTTTGCAGCAAACCGCTGTCAAAAAACCATTTGGAAAGCCCCTCCCTTCGGGAACCTGATTGATCTCTCTCATACCTCTGCCGCAGCGTTTTTTGTGAAGCACGCCGGGCCGATTTTCCTTTTCCCTTTCTTCCCCTGTCTCGTTCCTCTCATCACTCTCGTATCTATATCTTTCTTCCTCTCAACACCGGACCACACACACTGGCTATTTCTCTAAGGCTTGCAACGTCCCATGTAGCGGGGGTACAAGCATGTCGTACGGACGGTGTGCTGGTTGGCCAACCAGGCCAGGAAACGCTCGAGGCCAAGACCGTAGCCGCCGTGGGGGGAGGTTCCGTACCTAAAGCAGTCTTGTCAGCAATCGTTGTCCTTTTTTGTCTATACAACAGCTTCGAGAGGGGGGGGAAAAAGTAAACTCACTTTCTCTGGTCAGTGTACCAGTAGTAGTCCTTTGACGGGATTCCCTCTCTGTCGTAGGCGGCGAGGAGCTCGTCGTAGCCCTCCATTCTCATGGAACCACCAACAATCTCTCCGACACCGGGCATCAGGCAGTCGACGCTCTCGGTGACGCGCGGGTCGTTGGGGTCCTTCTTCATGTAGAAGGCCTTAATCTCTGTGGGGAAGTGGGTGAGGAAGATGGGCTTGTTGATGATGTCGGTCATCCTGCGCTCGGCGGCCTCGGCAATGTCGTCGCCAAACTTGTGGGTCTCGCCGTCCTCGTTGAGGATGGGGGGGTCTTGGGCGTTGAGCCAGTCGATGGCGTCGGTGTACTTCATGCGCAGGAAGGGGCGGACGGGCTTCTTAAAGTCGGGGTTGAGCTCCTTGACGTAGGCGGCGATCTCCTCGTCGGCGAGGACGTTGTCGATGACGCGGCACATGACCTCCTCGAGATGGGCGAGCAGGTCGGGAAACTCGATGAAGTCGAGCTCCGCCTCGACGTGAGTGTACTCGGACAAATGTCTGCGGGTCAAGCTGCGCTCCGCACGGAAGGACTTTTCGATGCAGTAGACGCTTCCCAAGCTGGGGAGGACGGTCTCGAGATACAGCTGGGAGGACTGGGTGAGGTAGGCAGCCTCGTCGTAGTAGGGGACGGAGAAGAGCGTGGAACCGCCCTCGACCTGGGTCTGGACCAGAGCCGGGGGAGAGACCTTTGTGATCTTGAGGTCCTTGTAGGTCTTGGTGAAGGCCCACTCGACGGCGGCGCGGATCTTCATGATCGCGGAGGCGTTGTCACCGCGGAGAACCAGGTGGCGGTTGTCCAGCATCTGGGAGTCCCACTGGTTCTGCAGCAGCGAGACCTTGTTGGTGATGGCATCTTCGTCCGTGGGCGACGTGCCAATGACCTTGTAGTAGTCGACGTGAAGTTCACGGTTATCCGGGGCGGTTTGGCCCTCGGGGACCTTCTTGAGCTCGCCGTAGACCCAAAGGGAGGTTCCCTGGGCAAAGGTGAGGGCGTCGTACGTCTTTGTGAGGTCGCCGGCCTGGAGCACGCACTGGAGGTGTCCGTAGCCGTCGACGAGGGTGATGAAGGTGGCCTGCTTCTGGGCGCGCAGCCTGTGAATGCGGCCGGCAATCTTGACGCGGTCGCCCTTCTTATCGCCCTCGCCCAGCACGACGGTCTTGTCGGCGATGGTGATGCGCTTCGCCTCGGGGAGAGACTCGTCCTCCTTGATGACGATCTGCTTGGCAGCCTCGAGGGCCTGCTGGCGGGCCTTCTtctgctcctcctccttggcCTCGATCTGGGCCTGCTTGACGAGCTTCTTGCGGTGGGCGTCGAGGGCGGACTGGGCCTTTTTCACGGCGCTCTTTGCAGGCTCCTTCCACTCGAGGCGAGCGGCCTCGTCGTCACCCGTCTTGGAGGCGCGGGTGAGGAAGTGGCGCGATGTGACGGACTCGTTGTTGGCGATGtaggcggcggcgagggaCTTGAAGGGGGAGGACTCGGTGCCCTGGGTCGAGGGCTCGTCGGCGCCGACGTCGGTGTCGATGTAGACCTTGTCCTCCGTCTTGGGACGCTCAGCCAACTCCTGTGGGGCGGCCATGGTGTGTGGTCGAGGGTTCTTTGACGTCTAGGGAGAGAAAGGAGTTGCGTCCGTCGACTGTTGACTCAAAAGCCGGTTGTTTGTGTACAGTCGAAGTTTTAGGAAATTTTTGGGATGGTTTCTGGATGGCGGGGTAAATTATTCGGATTGAGTTGGTGGGAGGGACGGAGGGGTGAGGGGAGAGGGTGACCTGGTCTGATGTACAGCGTCGGGTATCTTTTTTGTGACTGTGCTGCGTGAGTCACTTACAACCGCAAAGCCAACAACAAttgggagagagagaaaataATCAGGAATTGGTATTACAGGAGAAAGTCGTGCAATTGGGTTCAGTCAAAGGCAGaacccttttttatctaaCACAGACTATCCGGACCTGACCTGACATGTTGCTCGAAGCTGTGTGAGTCACCTCTGTTGGCTTTCCAGTGTCTGGGGTTTGTTACAGTGCAATTACACCTACCCCCTTGATACCTTTGCTCCCTGAGATCACCGCCCGGCGCCCAGCGGGAACTGAGGTGCTTTTCAAAAGACATTACCCTGCCCAATTCCCAATTGAGCGTTGTAATTGCTCAGAGATAAGGGAGCTCGGGCCTTACGTTACGGGGGCCCTCTTTCTTTTATGAGCGCCCGCCCGTTTGGCATTTGCTGAGGACGAGGTTGGGTCTCGCCCAACTTTGCTCCGAAGATAGGAAGGTAGGCGGGTGCGTAACCGTATCTAGGTACATCTGCTGGGTCTATCCCCCCTTGACTCGGGCATCTGAAGGACAAAGCGACGGTGAGGCGGTTTGCGTACTCACCTTGGGGTGGCGGTGAGAATGCTGGAAACAGTAACTGAACAAAGTCTCGTTATTTTGGTCCAAGCGTAGAGGGTGCAGAATGAGCGGTACACTACCTTTATACTACTGCGTACGGTACATTATTTGTGAGGAAAGCTCTAAATTGCCCGCAACTGTTATAAGTCGAGATTACCTCAGGCCGTGGAAGAGATTCGGGAAAGGGGAATCTTGATATCGGGAAGCTTCACAATGCACCTATTGAGATATACTTACAGAGTATGAAGCACTCGTGGGAGTCCCAGCTGGTGCCATCTCGTATGGTGTATCGTCAATGACTTTTGTCTATTTCATTTACTCATTCTTGCCATTCTTCGTATAAGGATGGCTGACGTGACAAGTCGCCCTAAGAAACCCAGCGTCTTATGGACGTCCATAATACCCAACTCGAGCTGCTGCCGTTCCGGTGAACATGCCAGAGTTTAACAAGTCCTCCTGCTCATTCCACTTCTCTTCCTGACATCCAGAGACCTGCGTTCTGTATCTTGTCAGCGATACGAACcaccccccccacccccccttCTCAACTCCCTTTTCAAATGCCAAACTCCATCTCATCCGAATCAACCAACTCACAACTCATCCTTCTCATctacaacagcagcagcagccttgCCCTCCTTCCCCATCCCCTCAAGCCCCTTCTTCACCATCGAGCTGAGAACCTCATAAACAACCTGCGCCGCCGCCAACGCCGTCTCCTCCCCGGCATTCTGATACGCAGGGCTCACCTCCACAACATCAGCACCCACCAAATTCAACCCCTCGATGCCCCTCAGAATCCGAATCAGCTCGCGCGTCGTCCAGCCACCGGGCTCAGGCGTGCCCGTACCAGGCGCGAACGCCGGGTCCAGCACGTCGATATCGATGGACAGGTACACGGGGTCCTCGGTGCCCAGCGTCTCCATGATGGATTTGACGATACCCGCGGTGCCAATCTCGTCAATGTCGTCGGCGGCGATGCGCACCCAGTTCTGCGCCGTGTCGTCGTCGTGGTCGGTGAAGTCGGTGCCGGAGAGGCGGGTGCGCAGGCCCGCGTGGACCGAGGGCTGGCTCGAGGCGTTGGAGAGGAGGCCTTCGTTGCCGGCCATCCAGAACATGGAGCCGTGGTTGAATTGCGTTGCGGTCCAGTAGGACGGGTACTTTGCCGGGTGCCAGGTGTCCAGGTGAGCTGTGTATTTCGTGATATACGTCAGCCATACCATTCTTTCTCAAGCATCTGTGACGCGATCCCATTCCTTTGCTCCGTCTGCCCGTCTCGCTCCACCTCAACAGGGACACCAAAAAACTCACCGTCAAAATGCAACACCCTCAACGGCGCCCCGTACGCCTCCCTAAGTGCCCTCAGCGCGGGCAGCGCGAGACTGTGGTCGCCGCCGAGGGTGATGAGCTTCGGCCTGCTCAGCGAGCTCGACACGGGCCTGCGCTGACCCAGCTCCTTGAAGGCGGCCGACATCTGCTCCACGGCGACGACGTTGTCCATGGGCGTGACGGGTATGTCGCCACAGTCGAGGATCGTGGCCCAGTTGGCGTACGGGTTGATGCTCGCGCGCGGGTTGAAGCCGCGGAACGACGTCTGTCTGCTCGAGGCCTGGCGGATGGCGCGGGGGCCGAAGCGGGCGCCTTTTGAAACTCAGTCAGTACCTTGTTGGCAGTAGCAGCGATTGTGCCGTTGCGAAGTGAAAGAAAGGGGGAAGGAGGGGAACATGTTTCCCGCTCACCTGGCCTATAGCTGACAGCCGTGTCAAACGGCGCGCCGATGATGGCGATATCGTACAGCTCGGACGGCGTCGTCAGGCACTTGGCGTGCTTAAGATGAGCGAAAGAGCCGATGCCCGTGAATCCTAAATCAACATCGTGAGCCCCTCAATGTTCTCCTCTCATAACCCATTTACTCTCCTCTGCGGTGACTGGTACTAACCCCACTGAACAAATATCAAGTTAGCCCTCCATTCTCTCATCTCATCACCAAGCAGCAAGTCAATGACTTGTAAAGACATCCATCCGACGTACCTCGAAACCCCATTTAGCCTCCAACTCATCCAGCTCGGCCTTGGTCCACTCTTTCTCGTCGCCGTGGTTGCCGCACGCGGCGGCCAGCAGGGCTGACGAGCAGCCCAGCAGGAGAGACGTCAACTTCATGACGGCTAGGTCTCGTTGTTGTTCTGTTCTCCCCTGTGATGTTTCCTGCACCCGAGTCGTTGTGACAATCACAAAGTAAGAACGGTCGTGAGAGGGGTTGTTAGGTGATGACGAGAATAGCAAGGATGAGAGAATCCTCAATTCAGGGCAAGTCTATCAGAAAGGAAAGAAGCAACtccttttaaaaacgagGGAAACCGGGCCAAGGTATATCGGGGACCGGAAGCGTTCAGAACGGGTCACACACCTCGACCGACCCGGCGCGGGTTTGCGCGCGCACGCGCCCTTTGTGGTTGTCTGATTCGAATGGCTAGACCGACAACTCGCTTCCCGTGTATTCGGGGGATATACATAATGGATCTTCTACTTGCAATGAATCCCGCCTATTGCTTGTTCATTATTGGCCAATGAGCATTGCATCTGCCGATATTTACCCTACCCGATAACCCCAAAGTTATGAGCTTACTTTACGTACATGGTGGGACACGGTAATCAGATCCGGGCTGTCACCAGGAAAACCCAGGGTTAAAGGTGATGACTTTTGTCACCTTGTGGCATTCAGTAAACCCAGCGGAGAACGTCCGGCGGGGAAGGTCTGATGTGGGGGTTGCAGGAGAGCTTCCTCAGCCAGTCGATAACGGGCATCTATCGTCCGAAAAGAGTGCGAAGAACCCCGCCGATGCCGGTAGTGTAGACTGAGTGAGGAAATAAATTGTCAACGAATGCATTAGACTAAAATGCCTGGATGCGGTGCGCCGGGCTTTCTCCAGGATGCCAGTAGTAAGGTAGAGGTAGACCGTAATATGGCGGGCAATGCGGGGTCGGTGGTGCATCGTTCCTGGCCGCCGGCGCGCGGTGGGGATCATGGAGCCCGGATATGTAACTACACGGTATCCGATCTCTTCCCGGGAGGTGGGGTCTCCCGTTAAGGATGGGCACGTCGGGGTGGTGGGACACCCACCTCGAGAGCGAGCGAGAGAAAACGTCCAATCGCAAAAGTGCGATATTAGGTGCTCGTTTATTTCATCATCTTCAGCGTCCCAAGTTGTGGTCCGTGGATGAGGTGAAGATGGTGGGCTGCAGAAGGTCCCTGGACCGTACGCCCAGAGAACCTAATGCCATACCTCACATTAGTAcaagggcgaggatattctgccagcagctcccgctattctgccaccaagtgtggctgcggcagGCCCTACCTCCGACTACAGAGCCTAGCTACCTATACCCacccacttacctacctacccacttacttacttacttacccacttataattactactttattaaccttatcgtcgctactattattaattaaagctattcttaatattaatatactataaaaagagaataattataaagttaacgatccttttatttattaatataccgttaattataacaattataattatatagagtataattacttattttataattagcgcttttttaacttacttaagactagagtaatacttaacgaggctatttataaagctagcttcgtaatctaaattatttaatataagctttttattaaggtactaattattattatttattattatacttataacccgcgttataattaaaaataataatattttataaagttaacctatttaaataagtattataaatccttaaccttatttataaactattactaataaattattattagctttttaaatagtaattagctcttttatcccgttattaataacttttataactactataactacttatttagtaatactaacgcttttatatattactactacgtactactacgtaataaaatagaCTAAATTgttaactaataaaataagggtattcgacctatttaaatctttttaaacttacggttaaaaagtaataattatagtagtatcgttacttataatatatttaatatattagctacttcttattataataaattaagtagtaagacctttattaagtaattacttaactaattacgtaatttaataaagtactagtaccgcttttaatataacgacgcgggctatattacgagcttatttattatacttattattacgatttccctactttaataatatctaaatattttattaatagattctatatataaaactaactaatttaatatactattatttaacatttgtttttttattctacttttattagttactcgggcggttcttaatattaattatatagtattaatacatagtattaatagatactcctattatcttaatagactattttttttagattttctaactttttaactttccctcttataaagtttataactataaattattaatagcaatattaagtacttaacgctactactttataagccgcctacttagctaagtttattaccctctaagtaatagtagcttataataatatagtattaaaaataccctcgttactattattaagaataataccgaccttattaatatacgcttttaactttaactcgtatatatatatatatatattcgtt from Colletotrichum lupini chromosome 2, complete sequence carries:
- a CDS encoding asparaginyl-tRNA synthetase, with amino-acid sequence MLTSFDEKKKENSVEFAATLPDPVLPLLFPDSVWQSAEVSHFPACVLPLMHRCSTSLCFGWVPSPCHLLLSLAPSLPCLGSVILRLTLSIYLAGVPRRHLVALSLALLSYFTFFLPPLPPAPKREREEKKTTTPAPDPIHVFSSPSSSPPPHFDLDPVLFLHYPPHLSALQQRQPPPPLLLVSSIPCCYSVPILLPLPLPLPPHFTYHPLRLLLPAATLTPNYLRLEITPDSDPDLDKTIHSTRHDAPRDKGETERPTMVVATIKLPFTVANPDLNLTIGKWAAIKARMCVVVGDGAVGKTCLLISYTTNKFPSEYVPTVFDNYAVTVMIGDEPYTLGLFDTAGQEDYDRLRPLSYPQTDVFLVCFSVTSPASFENVREKWFPEVHHHCPGVPCLIVGTQVDLREDPSVREKLSKQKMSPVRKEDGERMAKDLGAVKYVECSALTQYKLKDVFDEAIVAALEPPAPKKNSGSGGERKSREPGLDIFSCHPDARANGSGFPSLNGILDLFLQRAWHWTRLGLDQFGLDHLAAAVRASRHILVGDCEEDEWASRRAVFPPFHILFTNSQSSPSYHALLPNPAPHPSRIPHTPCSGPDLGGLSCFFLHLGMVSVCAQLSIYSHNPRGASTDQLKGMASASNIGSTRRVIPACCPPRYTPSVHSHLFSFCTLWGHEKKGYGKQGTHVGSAQLPDVRSVCPGLSTGMPNVANLIVGMFFIRKGHQQPLTLTGRAFLSVCLSACPPNFLGKSPAVFEGVLWAYGPGTFCSPPSSPHPRTTTWDAEDDEINEHLISHFCDWTFSLARSRGGCPTTPTCPSLTGDPTSREEIGYRVVTYPGSMIPTARRRPGTMHHRPRIARHITVYLYLTTGILEKARRTASRHFSLMHSLTIYFLTQSTLPASAGPSPPDVLRWSSPLTLGFPGDSPDLITVSHHAGFIASRRSIMYIPRIHGKRVVGLAIRIRQPQRARARANPRRTCPELRILSSLLFSSSPNNPSHDRSYFVIVTTTRVQETSQGRTEQQRDLAVMKLTSLLLGCSSALLAAACGNHGDEKEWTKAELDELEAKWGFEMREWRANLIFVQWGFTGIGSFAHLKHAKCLTTPSELYDIAIIGAPFDTAVSYRPGARFGPRAIRQASSRQTSFRGFNPRASINPYANWATILDCGDIPVTPMDNVVAVEQMSAAFKELGQRRPVSSSLSRPKLITLGGDHSLALPALRALREAYGAPLRVLHFDERMVWLTYITKYTAHLDTWHPAKYPSYWTATQFNHGSMFWMAGNEGLLSNASSQPSVHAGLRTRLSGTDFTDHDDDTAQNWVRIAADDIDEIGTAGIVKSIMETLGTEDPVYLSIDIDVLDPAFAPGTGTPEPGGWTTRELIRILRGIEGLNLVGADVVEVSPAYQNAGEETALAAAQVVYEVLSSMVKKGLEGMGKEGKAAAAVVDEKDELTQVSGCQEEKWNEQEDLLNSGMFTGTAAARTKVIDDTPYEMAPAGTPTSASYSLLFPAFSPPPQGEYANRLTVALSFRCPSQGGIDPADVPRYGYAPAYLPIFGAKLGETQPRPQQMPNGRALIKERGPPVMSFEKHLSSRWAPGDTGKPTEVTHTASSNMSGQVRIVTLSPHPSVPPTNSIRIIYPAIQKPSQKFPKTSTTSKNPRPHTMAAPQELAERPKTEDKVYIDTDVGADEPSTQGTESSPFKSLAAAYIANNESVTSRHFLTRASKTGDDEAARLEWKEPAKSAVKKAQSALDAHRKKLVKQAQIEAKEEEQKKARQQALEAAKQIVIKEDESLPEAKRITIADKTVVLGEGDKKGDRVKIAGRIHRLRAQKQATFITLVDGYGHLQCVLQAGDLTKTYDALTFAQGTSLWVYGELKKVPEGQTAPDNRELHVDYYKVIGTSPTDEDAITNKVSLLQNQWDSQMLDNRHLVLRGDNASAIMKIRAAVEWAFTKTYKDLKITKVSPPALVQTQVEGGSTLFSVPYYDEAAYLTQSSQLYLETVLPSLGSVYCIEKSFRAERSLTRRHLSEYTHVEAELDFIEFPDLLAHLEEVMCRVIDNVLADEEIAAYVKELNPDFKKPVRPFLRMKYTDAIDWLNAQDPPILNEDGETHKFGDDIAEAAERRMTDIINKPIFLTHFPTEIKAFYMKKDPNDPRVTESVDCLMPGVGEIVGGSMRMEGYDELLAAYDREGIPSKDYYWYTDQRKYGTSPHGGYGLGLERFLAWLANQHTVRTTCLYPRYMGRCKP